The genomic window GGTCGGACGGATCATCGGCGTCGCCGCGTTGGTGGCGTTCATCGTGGCGGCACCTGCCGTCGCGCGGCTGCTCGACTTCGGCGTCCGCGTGGGGGAGGGGGCGGCGGTCGAGTCCTCGGTGGAGGGCTTCTACGGGTCGGCTACGCCCACACCGGCGTCGACCTCCGCGACGCCGGGGACGATCGTGCGGAGTGAGCCCGTCGTCGGCGCGCCGGACGGTGCCACGGCGCTGCGGGTCGTCTACCACTCGACCGATGTCGACGGCGCCGACATCCTCGTCTCCGGCCTGATCGTCGCACCGAGCGGACCGTCGGCGGCCGGGAGCCGAACGGTCGTGTCCTGGGCGCACCCGACGACCGGCACCGCACCGCACTGTGCGCCGTCGAGCGGTATCGCGCCGTTCGCGCTCATCGAGGGGCTCACCGACCTCCTCGCGGACGGCAACGTCGTCGTCGCCACCGACTACGCGGGTATGGGGATCCCCGGCCCGGCGTCGTTCCTCATCGGCGCGACCGAGGCGGCGAACGTCCTCGACATCGCCCGTGCCGCGCAGCACGTCGAGGGCATCGACGCGAGCGACCGCGTCGTGCTGTGGGGGCACTCGCAGGGTGGACACGCCGCCCTGTTCGCGGCGCAGCGTGCCGCCACCTATGCGCCGGACCTCGACGTGCGGGGCGTCGCGGTCGCGGCTCCGGCGAGCGACCTGGCGGCGCTCCTCGAGGACGACATCCGCGACGTCTCCGGTGTCACGATCGGGGCTTACGCCTTCAACGCCTACGCCGAGGCCTATGCAGACCGACTCCCTGCGGAGCCGCTCAGCACCATCCTCTCTCCGGCCGGAGTGGCGGCCGTGCCCGCTATGGCGAAGCTGTGTCTCCACGGCGAGAACCAGCAGCTGCACGACATCGCCG from Plantibacter flavus includes these protein-coding regions:
- a CDS encoding alpha/beta fold hydrolase, whose protein sequence is MAARRDSGIGTAYDGAPAEHVPTSRRRVVGRIIGVAALVAFIVAAPAVARLLDFGVRVGEGAAVESSVEGFYGSATPTPASTSATPGTIVRSEPVVGAPDGATALRVVYHSTDVDGADILVSGLIVAPSGPSAAGSRTVVSWAHPTTGTAPHCAPSSGIAPFALIEGLTDLLADGNVVVATDYAGMGIPGPASFLIGATEAANVLDIARAAQHVEGIDASDRVVLWGHSQGGHAALFAAQRAATYAPDLDVRGVAVAAPASDLAALLEDDIRDVSGVTIGAYAFNAYAEAYADRLPAEPLSTILSPAGVAAVPAMAKLCLHGENQQLHDIADPMIGSFLTEDPATAPVWSDLLRENTPTERITVPLFVAQGSKDTLIRPAVTAAYVAAQEQAGASVTSRVYPDADHATVALTALADLRVWMRTLG